In Capsicum annuum cultivar UCD-10X-F1 chromosome 7, UCD10Xv1.1, whole genome shotgun sequence, one genomic interval encodes:
- the LOC107878632 gene encoding uncharacterized exonuclease domain-containing protein At3g15140, producing the protein MAIVFFSRFPLLRRFPVSSPALPYSSSIQLNRRITISASISTAEESTSSSSSLIQHTLSRTRWKPMCLYFTQGKCTKMDDPMHIDKFNHNCSLEFMQNAARLENLRQQEFEYFLVLDLEGKVEILEFPVLLFDAKTLDVVDLFHRFVRPTKMHEERINQYIEGKYGKLGVDRVWHDTAVPFAEVIEQFEVWLSERQLWRNELGVCLNNAAFVTCGNWDLKTKVPQQCSVAGMKLPPYFNEWINLKDVFLNFYKRRAPGMLSMMRELQIPLSGSHHLGIDDSNNIARVIHHMLTDGALLQITAKRNPRSPEKVEFLFKNRII; encoded by the exons ATGgctattgtatttttttctagaTTCCCTTTGCTACGGCGGTTCCCGGTTTCTTCTCCGGCGCTACCTTATTCTTCCTCAATTCAACTCAACCGTAGGATCACCATCTCCGCTTCTATTTCTACCGCCGAAgaatctacttcttcttcttcttccctaaTTCAGCATACACTGTCGCGTACACGGTGGAAGCCAATGTGTCTGTATTTCACGCAAGGTAAGTGCACTAAG ATGGATGATCCTATGCATATTGACAAGTTTAATCATAATTGCTCATTGGAGTTTATGCAAAATGCTGCGAGACTTGAGAATTTGCGGCAGCAGGAGTTTGAGTACTTTTTGGTTCTTGATTTGGAGGGTAAAGTTGAGATTCTCGAGTTTCCTGTGCTCCTCTTTGATGCCAAAACCTTGGATGTAGTCGACTTGTTCCATAG GTTTGTGAGGCCAACAAAAATGCACGAAGAAAGAATAAATCAATATATAGAAGGGAAATATGGAAAGCTAGGAGTCGATCG CGTCTGGCATGATACAGCTGTACCATTTGCGGAAGTTATTGAGCAGTTTGAAGTTTGGCTTAGTGAACGTCAATTGTGGAGAAATGAACTGGGTGTCTGTCTTAATAATGCTGCCTTTGTTACTTG TGGGAACTGGGATCTGAAGACGAAAGTTCCCCAGCAGTGCTCTGTAGCCGGGATGAAATTGCCACCATATTTCAATGAATGGATTAATCTGAAGGATGTGTTTTTGAACTTCTATAAGAGGAGG GCACCAGGAATGCTCTCAATGATGAGGGAACTCCAGATTCCCTTGTCAGGAAGCCATCACCTTGGAATAGATGATTCAAACAACATAGCAAGAGTAATACACCACATGCTAACAGATGGTGCCCTTTTGCAGATAACAGCTAAAAGAAACCCTCGTTCTCCTGAAAAAGTTGAATTTCTTTTTAAGAATCGCATTATATAA